A stretch of Lactiplantibacillus brownii DNA encodes these proteins:
- a CDS encoding pyridoxamine 5'-phosphate oxidase family protein, which produces MQHTTRQAALHMIQTTAVFTVATIDASGFPTTVALSPLPLDRNLEQLFFYTSRQTTTVKNIQRCNRATLFCYHLADYASLMLKGHLTLVGHEEFTTDWRKELSPFQRRLNYHDPVILKFQTSSIKIREMMAMDHLELLPESSE; this is translated from the coding sequence ATGCAACACACAACGCGTCAGGCTGCGCTACATATGATTCAAACGACGGCGGTGTTCACCGTTGCCACGATTGATGCCAGTGGTTTCCCAACCACGGTAGCGTTAAGCCCCTTGCCTTTAGATCGTAACTTAGAACAACTTTTCTTCTACACTAGTCGACAAACAACAACGGTAAAAAATATTCAGCGTTGCAACCGCGCAACGCTGTTTTGTTACCACCTTGCCGACTACGCTTCCTTAATGTTAAAGGGACATCTCACTTTAGTTGGTCATGAGGAGTTCACCACTGATTGGCGTAAGGAGCTCAGCCCTTTCCAACGCCGTTTAAACTATCACGATCCCGTCATCTTAAAATTTCAAACCAGCAGCATTAAGATCCGAGAAATGATGGCTATGGATCATTTAGAACTTTTACCAGAATCAAGTGAATAA